The following proteins are co-located in the Candidatus Obscuribacterales bacterium genome:
- the gghA gene encoding glucosylglycerol hydrolase, translated as MVTTATQIALVEDETQALLDWAIAVNESDETYFHKSQQLARRLGAHYRPDGLTEIGFWTPRLASEVIQSERDIFLEVFTPLDPIDFQAPEQTVRFQCDRIPLMQQGEYIWGVLAGMQPGRRDRAGSFYWLRALSPHHYLRIIRDPLAVSMPYGVFAPAELYDMDSIQQQRADLDYLRRTSQCDEEGTIPRVPAPRNILQLHITTASPTGYLAGLTDLYRQISDKLDQGLPLTGAEENYIGYDAVQLLPVEPTIEYRIEGDNFTHEFFAIASNTNSDEPDLTIDLTSDQVITDQRPIFKDQEQRQVTLRKPNTHNWGYDVPILGSAATNPALLSSLRPDEMIDFIATLHNFSTGPIQVIYDLVYGHADNQGEELLNRQFLKGPNMYGQDLNHQLPTVRAILLEMQRRKINTGADGIRVDGGQDFRWFNPLTGLVEQDDAYLLAMSDVVQEINGCQRLMFTIFEDGRPWPQEGWEETSTYRDLIELQPTSYQWGPLIFAHNTPALEGFWDKKWQRVSEVLIQGDHWITGCANHDTVRRGNQILLDAKINWNLGKTLPQVLRNAYDNPAVKLWVYGFSPGLPMDFINTMMWAPWLFFRNTDDRYGVKVAAEEVGFLDWQIEPELYDQPWAFLRLKELGFKDLKALKTFCTALSEALLKTDYDLDAVARMCQRCLGDNPDYCEVSAMYDLQHPDRAPFLNHVDVPALKSFAMGFMEDAHDICNIKHYMDDVDPVLTHFGLQVRQYRHQHPWLAENLGGSDRFNRISDKQRTVFYGLRTCADCDDELEQVALVTHMGGKPIDVTLGDWLQLDLSEWRIALATPGLELDDSDPDELRLFELKDSQGVLLERIRD; from the coding sequence ATGGTCACCACTGCCACTCAGATTGCTTTAGTTGAAGACGAAACCCAAGCCCTCCTCGACTGGGCGATCGCCGTTAACGAATCGGATGAAACCTACTTTCACAAAAGTCAACAGTTGGCACGGCGACTGGGAGCCCATTACCGACCAGACGGTCTCACCGAGATTGGCTTTTGGACACCTCGCCTAGCCAGTGAGGTCATCCAATCGGAGCGAGATATTTTCCTAGAAGTATTCACGCCTCTGGATCCCATCGACTTTCAGGCACCCGAACAAACCGTACGCTTCCAGTGCGATCGCATCCCGCTGATGCAGCAGGGGGAATACATTTGGGGCGTGTTGGCGGGAATGCAGCCTGGACGGCGCGATCGAGCTGGCTCGTTCTACTGGCTACGGGCTCTCAGTCCCCACCACTACCTGCGGATTATTCGCGATCCCCTGGCCGTTTCCATGCCCTACGGTGTCTTTGCGCCTGCGGAACTCTACGACATGGATTCTATCCAGCAGCAGCGCGCCGATCTTGACTACCTGCGCCGCACCTCTCAGTGTGACGAAGAAGGCACCATTCCCCGCGTTCCCGCGCCCCGTAATATCCTGCAACTGCACATCACCACCGCCTCCCCCACCGGCTATCTGGCAGGGTTGACGGACTTGTATCGCCAGATTTCCGACAAGCTAGACCAAGGGCTACCGCTCACCGGCGCAGAAGAAAACTACATTGGCTACGATGCTGTGCAGCTTTTGCCCGTCGAACCCACCATCGAATACCGTATTGAAGGCGATAACTTCACCCACGAATTTTTTGCGATCGCCTCCAATACCAACTCCGATGAACCTGACCTAACCATCGACCTCACCTCCGATCAGGTGATCACCGACCAACGCCCCATTTTCAAAGATCAGGAACAGCGCCAGGTCACCCTGCGCAAGCCCAACACCCATAACTGGGGCTACGATGTGCCCATCCTCGGCTCAGCAGCCACCAATCCTGCCCTGCTCAGCAGCCTGCGCCCCGACGAGATGATCGACTTCATCGCCACCCTGCACAATTTTTCCACCGGGCCCATCCAGGTGATCTATGACTTGGTCTACGGCCACGCCGACAACCAAGGCGAGGAATTGCTCAACCGTCAGTTCCTCAAAGGGCCCAATATGTATGGGCAAGACTTGAACCACCAGCTTCCTACCGTACGGGCGATTTTGCTAGAAATGCAGCGCCGCAAGATTAACACCGGAGCTGACGGCATTCGCGTGGATGGCGGGCAGGATTTCCGTTGGTTCAATCCCCTCACCGGCTTAGTAGAACAGGATGATGCTTATCTCCTAGCCATGAGCGATGTGGTGCAAGAAATCAACGGCTGTCAGCGCCTGATGTTCACCATTTTTGAAGACGGTCGTCCTTGGCCCCAAGAAGGCTGGGAAGAAACCTCCACCTACCGCGATTTAATCGAACTACAGCCCACCTCCTACCAATGGGGGCCCCTGATTTTTGCCCACAATACTCCAGCCCTAGAAGGCTTTTGGGATAAGAAATGGCAGCGGGTGAGTGAGGTGCTGATCCAAGGCGATCATTGGATTACCGGCTGCGCCAACCACGACACCGTGCGGCGCGGCAACCAAATTCTTCTGGATGCCAAGATCAACTGGAATCTCGGCAAAACCCTGCCCCAAGTGCTGCGCAACGCCTACGATAATCCAGCGGTGAAACTCTGGGTCTATGGCTTCAGTCCGGGGCTGCCCATGGACTTCATCAACACCATGATGTGGGCTCCCTGGCTGTTTTTCCGCAACACCGACGATCGCTACGGCGTCAAGGTAGCCGCCGAGGAAGTGGGCTTTTTGGATTGGCAGATTGAACCCGAACTGTATGACCAACCCTGGGCCTTTCTGCGGCTCAAGGAGCTAGGGTTTAAGGATCTCAAGGCCCTAAAAACCTTTTGCACGGCCCTCAGCGAAGCCTTGCTGAAAACAGACTACGACCTCGACGCGGTGGCGCGCATGTGCCAACGCTGCCTAGGCGACAATCCCGACTACTGCGAAGTATCGGCGATGTATGACCTACAACATCCCGATCGCGCTCCCTTCCTCAACCATGTGGACGTTCCTGCCCTTAAATCCTTCGCCATGGGCTTTATGGAAGATGCCCACGATATCTGTAATATCAAACATTACATGGATGACGTCGATCCGGTTTTGACCCATTTTGGGCTACAGGTACGGCAATATCGGCATCAGCATCCCTGGCTAGCAGAAAACCTCGGCGGCAGCGATCGCTTTAATCGAATTAGCGATAAACAACGCACGGTATTCTATGGTCTGCGCACCTGTGCAGACTGTGATGACGAGCTAGAGCAGGTGGCGCTGGTCACCCATATGGGCGGCAAACCCATTGACGTCACCCTGGGCGACTGGCTACAGCTTGATCTCAGCGAATGGCGCATTGCCCTAGCCACGCCGGGTCTAGAACTCGACGACAGCGACCCCGACGAACTGCGCCTTTTTGAGCTAAAGGATAGCCAAGGGGTGCTGCTGGAGCGCATTCGAGACTAG